One Aegilops tauschii subsp. strangulata cultivar AL8/78 chromosome 7, Aet v6.0, whole genome shotgun sequence genomic window carries:
- the LOC141026919 gene encoding uncharacterized protein, translating to MPYWLNFLEVESLEEAKLVWPKVTILTRPTKPKIDNVTKESDAKMMVGFTRDRPEYVYYKGELYWKRDAEKKRKVKNNDEAGHSWQVVVNIESSEIDIDWDKLER from the exons ATGCCG TACTGGCTCAACTTCCTGGAGGTTGAGTCGTTGGAGGAAGCGAAGCTCGTCTGGCCAAAGGTGACCATTCTGACCCGCCCAACGAAGCCAAAGATTGACAATGTTACCAAGGAGAGTGACGCGAAGATGATGGTGGGGTTTACAAGGGATAGGCCGGAGTACGTTTATTACAAGGGCGAGTTGTACTGGAAGAGGGACgcggagaagaagaggaaggttAAGAACAATGATGAGGCAGGCCATTCCTGGCAGGTGGTGGTTAACATAGAGTCGTCTGAAATCGACATTGATTGGGACAAACTTGAGCGTTAG